A single genomic interval of Adhaeribacter pallidiroseus harbors:
- the gmk gene encoding guanylate kinase has protein sequence MQGKLIIFSAPSGAGKTTIVKHLLNVNPHLGFSISACTRDKRGRNETHGKDYYFITPEDFRQKIENNEFVEWEEVYEGAFYGTLKSEIERIWSNGKHAILDVDVKGGLHIKEFYRNRALAVFVKPPSIEALAQRLEARATDSASSISSRVFKAKFELSFEDKFDKVIVNDNLEDAFQKSEKLVNEFIGVEDNVI, from the coding sequence ATGCAAGGCAAGCTTATTATTTTTTCGGCGCCTTCCGGGGCGGGTAAAACCACCATTGTAAAGCATCTATTAAACGTAAATCCGCATTTAGGTTTCTCCATTTCGGCCTGTACCCGCGACAAACGCGGGCGCAACGAAACCCACGGTAAAGATTATTACTTTATCACTCCCGAAGATTTCCGGCAAAAAATTGAAAATAATGAGTTCGTGGAGTGGGAAGAAGTATACGAAGGCGCTTTTTACGGTACGCTAAAATCCGAAATTGAACGCATCTGGAGTAATGGCAAACACGCCATTCTGGATGTAGACGTAAAAGGCGGTCTGCACATCAAAGAATTTTACCGCAACCGGGCCTTGGCGGTATTTGTAAAACCACCTTCCATCGAGGCCTTGGCGCAGCGGCTCGAAGCCCGGGCTACCGACTCGGCCTCCAGTATTTCCAGTCGGGTATTTAAAGCTAAGTTTGAATTAAGCTTCGAAGATAAATTCGATAAAGTAATTGTAAACGACAACCTGGAAGACGCCTTCCAAAAATCGGAAAAATTAGTAAACGAGTTTATCGGGGTAGAAGATAATGTGATATGA
- a CDS encoding zf-HC2 domain-containing protein → MDTTFTMQHALTDEGPKTDCQKVVELLDVIIDGEATTEDRHYFFKHLETCQDCFQAHDKHQQLKSFLKDNIKRKLVPINLMGSIKTVIHETI, encoded by the coding sequence ATGGATACAACCTTTACAATGCAACACGCCCTAACCGACGAAGGACCTAAAACCGACTGCCAAAAAGTAGTAGAGTTACTGGATGTTATTATTGATGGTGAAGCCACCACCGAAGACCGTCATTATTTTTTTAAACATCTCGAAACTTGTCAGGATTGTTTTCAAGCGCATGATAAGCACCAGCAGCTTAAATCTTTCTTAAAAGATAATATTAAGCGCAAATTAGTGCCCATCAATTTAATGGGTTCTATTAAAACGGTTATCCATGAAACCATTTAA
- a CDS encoding sigma-70 family RNA polymerase sigma factor, with translation MSEQRGNQLSKQEKDTRFEAELLPIIDPLYNFAFRLTLDEDDANDLVQETYLKAYRFFDYFEPGTNAKAWLFRILKNSFINDFRKKSKQPAKVDYSEVEGYYNSEGLDGEGEIATTSDMRSQSVQELIGDEVASALNSLPVDFRTVIILCDLEGFTYEEMAKILDIPIGTVRSRLHRARNFLKEKLEKYARSMGYNGDDEE, from the coding sequence ATGAGCGAGCAAAGAGGCAATCAACTAAGTAAACAAGAAAAAGATACCCGGTTCGAGGCAGAGTTACTGCCCATCATCGACCCGCTGTATAATTTTGCTTTTAGACTTACCTTAGACGAAGACGATGCCAATGACCTGGTTCAAGAGACCTATCTGAAGGCGTACCGGTTCTTCGATTATTTTGAACCCGGAACTAACGCCAAAGCCTGGCTGTTCCGGATACTTAAAAATTCTTTTATTAACGACTTCCGCAAGAAGAGTAAGCAACCGGCTAAGGTTGATTACAGCGAAGTAGAAGGCTATTATAATTCGGAAGGCTTAGATGGCGAGGGCGAAATTGCCACCACCTCGGATATGCGCTCCCAGAGTGTGCAGGAGTTAATCGGCGACGAGGTGGCCAGCGCGCTAAATTCTTTGCCCGTAGATTTTAGAACCGTGATTATTTTGTGCGACCTCGAAGGATTTACGTACGAAGAAATGGCCAAAATATTGGATATTCCCATTGGTACGGTTCGCTCCCGTTTACACCGGGCCCGGAATTTCCTGAAAGAAAAATTAGAAAAATACGCCCGTTCGATGGGGTATAACGGCGACGATGAAGAATAA
- a CDS encoding O-antigen ligase family protein has product MQNLLANLKNNRFSEVKAQNGLFLLSSLLVVGLLLSRGLLSITPVAMLLWAGWQMPLSKGLNQLKQNTPALLLLGFYGLFLLSTLYTQNWGQWRYYVTQYLPFLTIPVAWGLLPGLRPKQKYALLLLFVLLVALLSVGTVIHYFLHRAEINAMISHSQNPTSINGISHIYFGVLMALAIFFGIHIYQSSIVIQHKAEKTILLVCVGLTFLCLHIMAFRTGLMALYVAMLVYLFVIIRNYKQYVLGSALLALMVLIPIGAYFTLESVRLRVANTQYDIARYLHHEDINYYSISQRLAAWETALTLIERNWLLGVAPADVKVELDRQYAVKDFGLKKENQIGLHNQYLNFLVSMGVGGLILLLYTFLYPFIKCNWQQNLESTAFLIIIATAMLVESFFQRQIGLNTFVFFYCFFFANQINKVRTLA; this is encoded by the coding sequence ATGCAAAATCTTCTGGCAAACTTAAAAAATAATCGTTTTTCGGAAGTAAAAGCCCAAAATGGCCTGTTTCTTTTAAGCAGTTTATTGGTGGTTGGTTTGTTACTGTCGCGCGGGTTGCTGAGCATAACTCCTGTTGCTATGCTGCTGTGGGCGGGGTGGCAAATGCCTTTATCAAAAGGTTTAAACCAATTAAAGCAAAATACACCGGCACTACTGCTACTGGGTTTTTACGGGCTTTTTCTGCTGAGTACGTTATACACCCAAAATTGGGGGCAATGGCGTTATTATGTTACGCAGTACTTGCCATTTCTAACAATACCGGTAGCTTGGGGCCTGTTGCCCGGTTTGCGCCCCAAACAAAAATATGCGTTATTGTTGCTTTTTGTACTGCTGGTTGCATTGCTTTCGGTGGGCACGGTTATTCATTATTTTCTGCATCGCGCAGAAATTAACGCCATGATTTCTCATAGTCAAAATCCAACTAGTATTAATGGCATATCGCATATTTACTTTGGCGTGCTAATGGCGCTGGCCATTTTTTTTGGAATCCATATTTACCAGTCCTCCATTGTAATTCAGCACAAAGCCGAGAAAACTATTTTGTTAGTATGTGTTGGGCTTACTTTTCTTTGCTTACATATAATGGCCTTTCGCACCGGATTAATGGCTCTGTATGTGGCAATGCTGGTGTATCTTTTTGTGATCATTCGTAACTACAAGCAATATGTGCTGGGCAGTGCTTTACTCGCGCTTATGGTGTTAATACCTATTGGGGCTTATTTCACGCTGGAATCGGTGCGGTTGCGGGTAGCCAATACTCAGTACGATATAGCGCGTTACCTGCATCACGAGGATATTAATTATTATTCCATCTCGCAACGCTTAGCGGCCTGGGAAACGGCTTTAACCTTAATTGAACGAAACTGGTTGTTGGGGGTAGCCCCGGCTGATGTAAAAGTAGAATTGGACCGCCAATACGCGGTAAAAGATTTTGGCTTAAAAAAAGAGAATCAGATAGGCCTGCATAATCAATACCTGAACTTTCTGGTGAGTATGGGCGTGGGCGGACTGATTTTACTACTGTATACCTTCTTGTATCCGTTTATAAAATGTAATTGGCAACAGAACTTAGAAAGTACTGCTTTTTTAATTATTATCGCCACGGCCATGCTCGTAGAATCTTTTTTTCAAAGGCAGATTGGCCTCAATACTTTTGTTTTTTTCTACTGCTTTTTCTTTGCCAACCAGATAAATAAAGTAAGGACTCTTGCTTAG
- a CDS encoding glycosyltransferase family 9 protein, with the protein MKDLNVPVKTILISRIDAIGDVVLTLPMAGWLKQHVPGARVLFLGRSYTAPVVACCQHVDQFLNWDDVKELPVVEQIQFFKNQRISSIIHVFPNKQIAQLARKAGVKQRIGTRNRWFHWFTVNYLVTLSRRHSPYHESQLNFALLRPLGLKVIPTLPEVTACLDFSEVENLPEKWQKILKNNKPRIILHPKSRGHGREWGLEHFGALARELHQQGWQVFISGSSHEHDLLRSWLQQVAPWVTDITGKLSLPEFISFMKACTGLIASGTGPLHVAAGLGIHALGLFPPIKPMHPGRWAPLGPQAEYLVLPKDCSDCRKNPGACVCIQQIRVAEVVSRVQQWR; encoded by the coding sequence ATGAAGGACTTGAACGTTCCGGTTAAAACTATCCTGATCAGCCGGATTGACGCGATCGGGGATGTGGTGTTAACGTTACCGATGGCTGGTTGGTTGAAGCAACACGTACCCGGTGCCCGCGTGCTGTTTCTGGGGCGCAGCTACACGGCTCCCGTAGTAGCTTGCTGCCAGCACGTAGATCAATTTTTAAATTGGGATGACGTAAAAGAATTGCCAGTTGTCGAACAAATCCAATTTTTTAAAAATCAGCGAATTAGCAGCATCATTCACGTTTTTCCGAACAAGCAGATTGCGCAACTAGCTCGTAAAGCAGGCGTAAAACAACGTATTGGCACGCGCAACCGATGGTTTCACTGGTTTACGGTAAATTATTTAGTGACATTAAGTCGGCGCCACTCGCCTTACCACGAAAGCCAGTTAAATTTTGCTTTGCTCCGGCCTTTAGGTTTAAAAGTTATACCCACTTTGCCAGAAGTAACGGCATGCCTGGATTTTTCCGAAGTAGAAAATCTACCGGAAAAATGGCAAAAAATTTTAAAAAACAATAAGCCGCGTATTATTCTGCATCCTAAATCGCGCGGACACGGGCGGGAATGGGGTCTGGAACACTTTGGCGCGTTGGCCCGGGAATTACACCAGCAAGGCTGGCAGGTATTTATTTCCGGTTCTTCCCACGAACACGATTTGCTACGCTCCTGGCTGCAGCAAGTAGCGCCTTGGGTAACCGATATTACGGGTAAATTATCGTTGCCGGAGTTTATTTCTTTTATGAAAGCCTGTACGGGTTTAATAGCCTCGGGCACGGGGCCATTACACGTAGCGGCCGGCTTGGGAATTCATGCTTTAGGTTTATTTCCGCCCATCAAGCCCATGCACCCGGGGCGTTGGGCGCCACTGGGCCCGCAGGCAGAATACCTGGTTTTGCCGAAAGATTGCAGCGATTGCCGGAAGAATCCCGGGGCTTGCGTGTGCATTCAGCAGATTAGGGTAGCCGAGGTAGTTAGCCGGGTGCAGCAATGGCGCTGA
- a CDS encoding glycosyltransferase family 2 protein, with product MPVKLSVVIITFNEARNIGRCLESVEKLADDIVVVDSYSTDNTAEICAQHGVRFVSRAFTGYVDQKNFANSQAAYPHILSLDADEVVSPELEKSILTIKANWQLAGYYLVRLTNYCGSWIRHGGWYPDKKLRLYNREQGQWAGLLLHEVYQVQPNQATGLLKGDLLHYSFYTLDDHLKQIDHFTTIACQELKLKGKKPGLWPMLVKPPFKFFQMYFLKMGWRDGFAGFCVAVLSGYAVFVKYAKLYWAHR from the coding sequence ATGCCCGTAAAGTTGTCGGTGGTAATCATTACGTTTAACGAGGCCCGCAACATTGGGCGCTGCCTGGAAAGCGTAGAAAAATTAGCCGACGATATTGTAGTAGTAGATTCGTACTCGACGGATAATACCGCCGAAATATGCGCGCAACATGGCGTACGGTTTGTTTCACGGGCTTTTACCGGCTACGTCGATCAAAAAAACTTTGCCAATAGCCAGGCTGCTTATCCGCATATTCTTTCTCTAGACGCCGATGAAGTAGTTAGTCCGGAACTCGAAAAATCAATCTTAACTATCAAAGCAAACTGGCAACTGGCTGGCTATTACTTGGTGCGGTTAACCAATTATTGCGGTTCCTGGATAAGGCACGGCGGCTGGTACCCCGATAAAAAGCTGCGCTTGTACAACCGCGAGCAAGGCCAATGGGCAGGTTTATTGTTACACGAAGTCTATCAGGTACAACCCAACCAGGCTACCGGTTTACTAAAAGGCGATTTACTGCATTATTCTTTTTATACCCTGGACGATCATCTGAAACAAATAGATCATTTTACCACCATTGCCTGCCAGGAGTTAAAGCTGAAAGGCAAAAAGCCGGGTTTATGGCCTATGCTGGTAAAGCCACCGTTTAAGTTTTTTCAGATGTATTTTTTAAAAATGGGCTGGCGCGATGGCTTTGCCGGGTTTTGCGTGGCAGTACTGTCGGGCTACGCGGTTTTTGTGAAGTACGCTAAATTATACTGGGCCCACCGATGA
- the ahcY gene encoding adenosylhomocysteinase produces the protein MIETALNYKVKDISLAEWGRKEIRLAEAEMPGLMAIREEFGASKPLKGARIAGCLHMTIQTAVLIETLVELGADVTWSSCNIFSTQDHAAAAVAAAGIPVFAWKGMNEEEFNWCIEQTLFFGEERKPLNMILDDGGDLTNMVLDQYPELAAGIRGISEETTTGVHRLYERVKNGTLPLPAININDSVTKSKFDNKYGCKESLVDAIRRATDVMMAGKVAVVAGYGDVGKGSAASLRGAGARVIVTEIDPICALQAAMDGFAVKKMADAVPQADIVVTATGNCDIIREEHFRALKDKAIVCNIGHFDNEIDMAWLNQNYGHTKDTIKPQVDLYNIEGKDVIVLAEGRLVNLGCATGHPSFVMSNSFTNQVLAQLELWQNAANYENQVYTLPKHLDEKVARLHLAKIGVELEELSEHQAAYIGVDQQGPFKPEYYRY, from the coding sequence ATGATCGAAACCGCCCTTAACTACAAAGTTAAAGATATCTCACTCGCCGAGTGGGGTCGGAAAGAAATTAGATTAGCGGAAGCAGAAATGCCGGGCTTAATGGCCATCCGCGAAGAATTTGGTGCTTCTAAACCTTTAAAAGGAGCGCGCATTGCCGGTTGCTTGCACATGACTATTCAAACTGCGGTTTTAATTGAAACCCTGGTGGAGTTAGGTGCTGACGTAACCTGGTCTTCCTGCAACATTTTCTCTACCCAGGATCATGCCGCCGCTGCCGTGGCCGCCGCGGGTATTCCGGTGTTTGCCTGGAAAGGTATGAACGAAGAAGAATTTAACTGGTGCATTGAACAAACCTTGTTCTTTGGCGAAGAGCGTAAACCGTTAAACATGATTCTGGACGATGGTGGCGATTTAACCAACATGGTACTGGATCAATACCCCGAATTAGCCGCAGGTATCCGGGGAATTTCGGAAGAAACTACTACCGGCGTACACCGCTTATACGAGCGCGTGAAAAACGGTACCTTGCCCTTACCGGCTATTAACATTAACGACTCGGTAACCAAATCGAAATTTGATAACAAATACGGCTGTAAAGAATCTTTAGTAGACGCCATTCGTCGGGCTACCGACGTGATGATGGCCGGTAAAGTAGCCGTAGTGGCTGGTTACGGCGACGTAGGAAAGGGTTCGGCGGCTTCGTTACGGGGCGCTGGAGCCCGCGTAATTGTTACCGAAATCGACCCAATCTGTGCTTTACAAGCCGCTATGGATGGTTTTGCCGTGAAGAAAATGGCCGATGCCGTGCCGCAAGCGGATATTGTAGTAACCGCTACCGGTAACTGCGATATTATCCGGGAAGAACATTTCCGGGCTTTAAAAGACAAAGCCATTGTTTGTAATATTGGCCACTTCGATAATGAGATTGATATGGCTTGGTTAAACCAAAATTACGGACATACCAAAGACACCATTAAACCGCAGGTTGATTTATACAACATTGAAGGCAAAGACGTTATCGTGTTGGCCGAAGGTCGTTTAGTAAACTTAGGTTGCGCCACCGGTCACCCTTCTTTTGTAATGTCTAACTCTTTTACCAACCAAGTTCTGGCCCAGTTAGAATTATGGCAGAATGCGGCTAATTACGAAAACCAGGTGTATACTTTACCTAAGCACCTCGACGAAAAAGTAGCCCGTTTGCACTTAGCGAAAATTGGCGTGGAACTGGAAGAATTATCGGAGCACCAAGCGGCCTACATCGGCGTAGATCAGCAAGGACCGTTTAAACCCGAGTATTACCGTTACTAG
- a CDS encoding THUMP-like domain-containing protein — protein sequence MPDLQPLTSAEQEFVQEHAQADPAKLLLQQHRFKGLEVPRLVHYIQARQKVKNKLPLWHQNLQIIYPPVLSLEQSSSEITARYKANLGRGRVLIDLTGGLGIDSFYFAQQFAQVHYVEQNPELTAIARHNATVLGATNMQFHAGLATDFLKNFTGKADCIYLDPARRGSANQKLHFLSDCEPDVLQLLPLLFQKADHVLLKTSPMLDIEQARQQLGQVSSIIVVAVDNECKEVLYLLDKNAPPEPDYKAVNLHASKEEATLKFKKTEEETATITYSEPQAFIYEPNTAILKAGGFKSVAHQYHVNKLHRNSHLYTSETLLPEFPGRVFSCQAVCKYQKKAILPYLAAKKANITVRNFPDSVAAIRKKLGLPEGGDQYLFATTDVHQKPIILVCEKVIPAT from the coding sequence ATGCCGGACTTACAACCACTAACGAGTGCCGAACAAGAATTTGTACAGGAACACGCCCAAGCCGATCCGGCCAAATTGTTACTGCAACAACACCGGTTTAAAGGCCTGGAGGTTCCTCGCCTGGTCCATTACATTCAGGCCCGGCAAAAAGTTAAAAACAAGCTACCGCTCTGGCACCAGAACTTGCAGATTATTTACCCACCTGTTTTATCTTTAGAACAAAGCTCTTCGGAAATAACGGCCCGCTACAAGGCTAACCTGGGGCGTGGGCGCGTTTTAATTGATTTAACCGGCGGCTTGGGTATTGACAGCTTTTACTTTGCCCAGCAATTTGCGCAGGTACATTACGTGGAGCAAAACCCCGAACTTACCGCTATCGCCAGGCACAATGCTACGGTTCTGGGCGCAACCAATATGCAATTTCACGCTGGTTTGGCCACTGATTTTTTAAAAAATTTTACTGGCAAAGCCGATTGCATTTATTTAGATCCTGCCCGACGGGGATCGGCGAATCAGAAACTCCATTTTCTCTCGGATTGCGAACCAGATGTACTGCAGTTACTGCCCCTACTTTTTCAGAAAGCCGATCACGTTTTGCTTAAAACTTCGCCCATGCTGGATATTGAACAAGCCCGGCAGCAGTTAGGCCAGGTAAGTAGCATTATAGTGGTAGCGGTAGATAATGAATGCAAAGAAGTACTTTACCTGCTAGATAAAAATGCGCCGCCGGAACCCGATTATAAAGCCGTAAACTTACACGCCAGCAAAGAAGAAGCAACCTTAAAATTTAAAAAAACCGAGGAGGAAACCGCCACGATTACTTACTCCGAACCCCAAGCCTTTATTTACGAACCCAACACGGCCATTCTAAAAGCCGGCGGTTTTAAAAGCGTAGCGCACCAATACCATGTAAACAAACTGCACCGCAACAGCCATTTATACACCAGCGAAACATTACTACCTGAATTCCCGGGCCGGGTTTTTAGCTGCCAAGCTGTTTGTAAATACCAGAAAAAGGCTATTCTGCCCTATTTAGCCGCCAAAAAAGCTAACATTACGGTACGTAACTTTCCGGATTCCGTGGCCGCAATCCGCAAAAAACTAGGTTTGCCGGAAGGGGGTGATCAGTATTTATTCGCTACTACTGATGTACATCAAAAACCCATTATTCTGGTTTGTGAAAAAGTTATCCCGGCAACTTAA
- a CDS encoding DMT family transporter, producing MAWIYLFIAGLLEVVWAYFMKQSAGFTRLVPSVITIGSMFASFGLLSIAMRTLPLGSAYTIWTGIGAIGSFIVGIFILGEAVNFTRVLAAVLIIVGLVLMKLSSSN from the coding sequence ATGGCTTGGATTTACTTATTTATTGCCGGTTTATTAGAGGTGGTTTGGGCTTATTTCATGAAGCAGTCCGCCGGATTCACCCGCCTTGTTCCTTCCGTTATTACTATCGGTTCCATGTTCGCCAGTTTTGGCCTGCTTTCTATCGCTATGCGAACTTTACCACTGGGTTCCGCCTACACCATCTGGACCGGAATCGGAGCAATCGGGAGTTTTATTGTGGGTATTTTTATCCTGGGCGAAGCCGTTAATTTTACCCGGGTGTTAGCAGCGGTATTAATAATTGTGGGTCTGGTACTGATGAAACTCTCGTCTTCCAATTAA
- a CDS encoding glycoside hydrolase 5 family protein yields the protein MIEAVKFWNEPNNKSHWDPQIDPEWRIYGQMVKLAAQAVKAENPGILRVLGGISPIDPSFINRMQSYGALDDLNAVAVHGFPLDWNLWSIHEWPNKIAEIEAVTNLPVWATEVGISSFGAEEVQEFGLQRTAELLMGRVPRAHWYSLYDLPQAWEATTRHREAEGSSYYRHFHMGLLREDGTPKLALKHFSDYTPEFGICQWFHFEDHRLDQAIDWLRKLGVKHLRTGLSWADWLRPNADVWFDHVMKKLEEFDLTVTFCFTPESKGIQPHHTSPPQNIEEFADFCVTMMRRYA from the coding sequence ATGATTGAAGCAGTAAAATTCTGGAACGAACCTAATAATAAATCACACTGGGACCCGCAAATAGATCCGGAATGGCGGATCTACGGCCAAATGGTAAAATTAGCCGCTCAAGCCGTTAAGGCCGAAAATCCGGGCATCCTGCGCGTGCTGGGCGGTATTTCGCCCATTGATCCTAGTTTTATCAATCGCATGCAAAGCTACGGTGCCCTTGATGACCTGAATGCCGTAGCGGTACATGGCTTTCCGTTGGATTGGAATTTGTGGTCGATCCACGAGTGGCCCAACAAAATAGCCGAAATTGAAGCCGTAACCAATTTGCCCGTGTGGGCAACCGAAGTAGGTATTTCCAGTTTTGGCGCCGAAGAGGTGCAGGAGTTTGGTTTGCAACGGACAGCCGAGTTATTAATGGGCCGGGTACCGCGGGCGCATTGGTATAGTTTATACGATTTACCGCAAGCCTGGGAGGCTACCACCCGCCACCGCGAAGCCGAAGGTTCGTCGTATTACCGTCATTTTCACATGGGTTTATTGCGCGAAGACGGCACGCCTAAATTAGCGCTCAAACATTTCTCGGATTATACCCCGGAGTTCGGCATTTGCCAGTGGTTCCATTTCGAAGATCACCGCCTGGACCAGGCCATTGACTGGCTCCGGAAACTAGGGGTAAAGCATTTACGCACCGGTTTAAGCTGGGCCGATTGGCTGCGCCCGAACGCCGACGTGTGGTTTGACCACGTGATGAAAAAACTGGAAGAATTTGATTTAACCGTTACGTTCTGCTTTACGCCCGAATCCAAAGGCATCCAGCCGCACCATACCAGTCCGCCCCAAAACATTGAAGAGTTCGCCGATTTCTGCGTAACCATGATGCGCCGCTACGCTTAA
- a CDS encoding glycosyltransferase family 9 protein, with product MSEQIQEDAPDVWMQHMRQGAFAEAWKKSDADLKARAGQPCWHWPRHFQYIWDGGSLAGQRVLVRCYHGLGDTIQFIRYMPLLKAIAAEVIVWAQEPLIPLLETVSGIDQLLPLHDGTPEVAYDADIEIMELPHYFRTTLSTLPAQVPYLHVKPLLLPSETDKLKVGLVWKAGDWDESRSIPFSALAPLASLSHIQFYMLQANAPEAGYTGAFGEYPGNFGLYDYARVLKGLDLLITVDSMPAHLAGALGVPVWTLLRVNADWRWMEDREDSPWYPTMRLFRQTQLGNWEEVINRVSEELSKVSRDKN from the coding sequence ATGAGCGAGCAAATTCAGGAAGACGCGCCCGACGTGTGGATGCAGCACATGCGCCAGGGAGCCTTTGCCGAAGCCTGGAAAAAAAGTGATGCGGACTTGAAAGCCCGGGCCGGTCAGCCTTGCTGGCACTGGCCCCGGCATTTTCAATACATCTGGGATGGTGGCTCTTTAGCCGGCCAGCGGGTTCTGGTACGTTGTTATCACGGGCTGGGCGATACCATCCAATTTATCCGGTACATGCCTTTGTTAAAAGCAATTGCCGCTGAAGTTATAGTGTGGGCCCAGGAACCGCTTATCCCGCTTTTAGAAACTGTATCTGGTATTGATCAGCTTTTGCCGCTGCACGATGGCACGCCCGAGGTAGCATACGATGCGGATATCGAAATCATGGAATTGCCGCATTACTTCCGGACTACTCTCTCCACCCTCCCGGCGCAGGTGCCTTATTTGCACGTTAAACCGTTACTCTTACCTTCCGAAACAGATAAGTTAAAAGTGGGATTGGTTTGGAAGGCGGGTGATTGGGATGAAAGCCGTTCTATTCCGTTTTCTGCTTTAGCGCCTTTGGCGAGTTTATCGCATATTCAATTTTACATGCTGCAAGCTAATGCGCCAGAAGCCGGTTATACCGGCGCCTTTGGGGAGTATCCGGGTAACTTTGGTTTGTATGATTACGCGCGAGTACTAAAAGGCTTGGATTTATTAATTACCGTTGATTCCATGCCGGCGCATTTGGCCGGTGCCCTCGGCGTACCCGTCTGGACTTTATTGCGGGTGAATGCCGACTGGCGGTGGATGGAGGATCGGGAAGATAGTCCGTGGTATCCGACCATGCGGCTTTTCCGGCAAACGCAATTAGGTAATTGGGAGGAGGTTATTAATCGGGTTTCGGAGGAGTTAAGTAAGGTTAGTAGAGATAAAAATTAA
- a CDS encoding Coenzyme F420 hydrogenase/dehydrogenase, beta subunit C-terminal domain, which yields MSALVSPQEIVRSGLCIGCGSCVAQAKVPDVQMNFDDYGQLKPTGDSAWFNQRSVSFTQTCPFSPEAKNEDDLADHLYPTAEQQHPSIGRFEKAYVGHVGEADFRLQGSSGGMVTWVATELMRQGLIDGVAHVIATEDPQTNGRYFKYRIARTEAEVRAGAKSRYYPIELSEILKIIREVPGRYAVVGIPCFIKAVQLLRREDPVIRERIKFTLGLFCGHMKSARFVESFAWQMNVPVNQVEQVEYRLKDHNHPANWYNAQLTLRNGQKVNRLWWHLADGDWGAGFYMNSACNYCDDVVAETADISFGDAWVEPYSSDGKGTNVVVVRSPVIEQLVANAIQENRLELKAVDAEFVHQTQAAGFRQRREGLAYRLTWQKKGVKPRKRVAPDAKTPTRQRKLIYRTRYYISAWSNRVFKFARQLQKPQIYYRWARVAAAIYHGLAYHQGKFKEMFKRHSELKG from the coding sequence ATGAGCGCCTTAGTAAGTCCGCAGGAAATTGTGCGTTCTGGTTTGTGTATTGGTTGCGGCAGTTGCGTGGCGCAGGCCAAGGTGCCCGACGTGCAAATGAATTTTGATGATTACGGCCAGTTAAAACCTACCGGTGATAGCGCCTGGTTTAACCAGCGTTCGGTTAGTTTCACGCAAACCTGCCCGTTTTCGCCGGAAGCCAAAAACGAAGATGACTTAGCCGATCATTTATACCCGACCGCTGAACAGCAACACCCCAGTATTGGCCGTTTCGAGAAGGCGTACGTGGGGCACGTGGGCGAGGCCGATTTCCGGTTGCAAGGCAGCTCGGGTGGGATGGTTACCTGGGTGGCTACCGAGTTAATGCGGCAAGGTTTGATTGATGGTGTGGCGCACGTTATCGCCACCGAAGATCCGCAAACCAACGGCCGTTATTTCAAGTACCGCATTGCCCGCACCGAGGCAGAAGTCCGGGCGGGCGCCAAGTCGCGGTATTACCCCATTGAGTTATCCGAAATTTTAAAAATTATCCGCGAAGTACCGGGCCGGTACGCCGTGGTGGGCATTCCGTGCTTTATTAAGGCCGTACAATTGCTGCGCCGCGAAGATCCTGTTATCCGGGAGCGCATAAAATTTACTTTGGGGCTATTTTGCGGCCACATGAAAAGTGCCCGGTTCGTGGAAAGCTTTGCCTGGCAAATGAACGTGCCCGTAAACCAGGTAGAGCAAGTAGAATACCGCCTGAAAGACCATAACCACCCGGCCAACTGGTACAACGCCCAATTGACCCTGCGCAATGGCCAGAAAGTAAATCGTTTGTGGTGGCATTTAGCCGACGGCGACTGGGGGGCGGGTTTTTACATGAATTCCGCCTGTAACTACTGCGACGACGTAGTAGCCGAAACCGCCGATATTTCCTTCGGGGATGCCTGGGTAGAACCGTATTCTTCGGATGGCAAAGGTACGAACGTGGTAGTGGTACGCTCGCCCGTAATAGAACAACTAGTTGCTAACGCTATTCAGGAAAATAGATTAGAATTAAAAGCCGTAGACGCCGAATTTGTACACCAAACGCAGGCGGCTGGTTTCCGGCAACGACGCGAAGGTTTAGCTTACCGGCTTACCTGGCAGAAAAAAGGCGTGAAGCCCCGCAAACGCGTAGCTCCAGATGCGAAAACGCCCACCCGGCAGCGCAAACTTATTTATCGGACCCGGTATTACATTTCGGCGTGGAGCAATCGGGTTTTTAAATTCGCCCGCCAACTCCAAAAACCCCAGATTTACTACCGTTGGGCGCGCGTAGCCGCTGCCATTTACCATGGTCTGGCCTACCACCAGGGAAAGTTTAAAGAAATGTTTAAACGCCACAGCGAATTAAAAGGATAA